TCGGAATTGTAACTGCCTGATTTGCAATGATGAGGTTTGACGTTAGTCAAAAGTTTAGAAAACACCCCGATAAGAAAACAGTAAATATTGAGTAAATTTACCCTATGAAACCAAAGTTGTATTTCGACACGTCAGTTTTTGGGGGTGTGTACGATATAGAGTTTGAACAAGAGACTAAGAAGCTCTTTGAAATGGTCGAAAAGGGCGAAATTATTTGTCTCTATTCTGAATTGACCATAGCTGAACTTGAAAATGCACCAAAAAAAGTCAAGGAACACTTTCACAAAATCGTAAACAGCAATGCTGAACAAGTTGAACTGACGAGAGAAAGCACAAAACTTGCAACGCTTTATGTAACTGAAAAAGTAGTTGGACCTACAAGCTTTGATGACTGTTTACATATTGCGACAGCAACTATTCAAAAAGCTGACATTTTGGTTAGTTGGAATTTTAAACATATCGTCAACGTTTTTAGAATAAGAGGTTACAACTCCATTAACATAAGAGAAGGACATAACCAATTAGATATCAGGTCACCAAAAGAAATCATAACACATGAAGACAACAACTAAAAAATTTGACACTGTAAGCTTTTTTAGAGCCGAAAAGGAAAGGATTGCAAAAGAAATATCAAATATGAGTTTTGAAGAATTGAAAGATTATTTGAAATCAAAAAGTGCATGGATGAAGAAAAATAAAAGCCGACCGCACAATTGAGGTACTGTCTTAAAAACCAAACAAAGCCCATAAAATTTTCTCGAACTTAGCGCTGTCTGAAAGAGGACTTCAGTCGGCTGTCTGAAAGAGGACTTCAGTCGATTGTTTAGACGGAAGTTCATCTTGTGCAGGCAAGTCTGATGGCTTGCCTGCCTTTTTTGATCAGTAGCTGGCCTTTCCGTTCCAGCTTTTTCCAGACGTGCCAAATAAATAGCGCAGCATGTTGCGCTACCAACTGTCAAGGTCTTTGAGTTTGCCTTTAATACTTGCCCTATGGAAGTATTTTAGCCATCCTCCTACCCAGTCGCTCTGCTCCAACCGGGTGACAATTTAGTATCGGAGGCCTCTGGCCGGATTCAGGGCAGCGGCCAGGCCATCTGCGCCTTTACCGGGTAGTATCGCACCACCAGATTCTTCTCTTCGCTATC
This DNA window, taken from Bacteroidia bacterium, encodes the following:
- a CDS encoding PIN domain-containing protein, giving the protein MKPKLYFDTSVFGGVYDIEFEQETKKLFEMVEKGEIICLYSELTIAELENAPKKVKEHFHKIVNSNAEQVELTRESTKLATLYVTEKVVGPTSFDDCLHIATATIQKADILVSWNFKHIVNVFRIRGYNSINIREGHNQLDIRSPKEIITHEDNN